The Nocardioides sp. cx-173 genome segment GGCCGCGCCACCCGACTGGGTGGCGCGGCCTGCTTGTGTGGCTGTTCTCGTGCGGCCTACAGATCGAACGGCGTGCCGATGGTCTTCGACTGCACGTACTCCTCGAAGCCCTCGGGGCCGCCCTGGACCCCGGACCCGGACGCCTTCCACCCGGCGAACGGGACATCCGCTCCGGTGAAGCCCGCACCGTTGACCCCGATGGTGCCGGAGCGGACCCGTCTCGCGATCGCGTGCGCGCGCTCGGCGTTCGCCGACATCACGTACCCCGAGAGCCCGTAGCGTGAGTTGTTGGCGATGCGGATGGCCTCGTCGTCGGTGTCGAAGGGGATCACCGCCAGCACGGGTCCGAAGAACTCGGTCTGCGCCACCGTCCCGTCCGGGTCGACGTCGACGAAGAGCGTCGGCTGCACCCAGTTGCCGGGCTGGTCGACCGCCTCGCCGCCCGCGGCGAGGCGGTCGCCCTCGGCGACGCCCTGCTGGATGAGCCCGAGGATCCGCTCCTTCTGCTTCGCGTTCACGATGGGCCCCGTGAGCGTGCTCGGCTCGTGCGGATCGCCGGGGCTGACCGCGGCGAAGGCCTGGGTGAGGCCGGCCACCACCGCGTCGTACAGCGGGCGCTGGACCAGCAAGCGGGTGCCGAGCACGCAGGCCTGCCCGGCGTGGATGATCGACCCGCTCATCGCCGTGCCCACGACTGCGGCCACGTCGGCGTCCTCGAGGGCGATGACCGCCGACTTGCCACCGAGCTCGAGCACCACCTTCTTGAAGGTGGGCGCGGCGGCCTTGAGGATGTGCTCGCCGACCGCACCGGAGCCGGTGAACGTGACCATGTCGACGTCCGCACTGGTGTTCAGCAGGTCCGCGACGGCGTTGTCCGAGGTCGTCACCACCTGCAGGATCCCGGCCGGGATGTCGGTCTTCTCCACCACCAGGCGCGCGATCCGCAGCGCCGTCAGAGGCGTGTCGATGGCGGGCTTGATGATCACGGCGTTCCCGGCCGCGAGCGCGGCACCGATCTTCGTCAGCACGATCTGCACCGGGAAGTTCCACGCGGTGATGGCAGCCACCACTCCCCGCGGAGCCTTGACGACGTACCGGTGCGTCGATGCGCCCGTGAACGGGTGGGTCGCGTCCGCCTCCTGACGCTCCCACTGGTAGCGGTCGATGTACTCCGCGGGCCACCCGAGCTCGTCGGCGACGGGCTCGTCGAACTGGCTGCCCAGGAGCAGCCGCGGCGAGCCGGCCTCGAGGATGAGCTCCTCATGGAAGAGCTCCCGCTCGGCCTCCATGGCGTCCTTGAGCTGCAGGATCGCCCGCTTGCGAAGGGCACGGTCGGTGGCCCAGTCGCTGGTGTCGAAGGCCTCACGCGCCGCCGTGATCGCGGCCTGCACGTCGGCGGCCGAGGCGTCGGCGACCTGCGCGATCACCTCGCCCGTGGCGGGGTTCTCCACCGCGTAGGTGGCCCCGCCCTCTGCCTGGACGAGCTCGCCGCCCACCAGCATCCGGGTTGCGTGCTCCACGGTGTGCACTGTCATCATCATGGAATCTCCTGGAATCAGTGCTGGGTGATGCCGGCGTCGACGGTCATCGTGGTGGCCGTGACGTACCGGGCCTCGTCGCTGGCGAGGTACACCACCGCGTGGGCGAGATCGATGGGCTCGATGATCTGGACGTCGAGCATGTTCATGGCCGACGCCGCCAGCCGCGGGTTCTTGGCGAGGAAGCCCGGGAAGGCCTCGGCCAGCCCGTTGACCATCTCGGTCATGACACCGGTCGGGTGGATCGTGTTGACCCGGACGTTGTGCTGCGAGAGCTCGAGTGCGAACGCCCGCATGATGCCCACGACGCCATGCTTGGCAGCGACATAGGGGTTCAGGAAGCCCTGCGCCCGCAGCCCGGCGGAGGAGCTGGTGAGGATCATCGAGCCGCCGCCGGCGTCGATGAGGTGCTGTGCCGTCGCCATGACGGTGTTCCAGACACCGGTGAGGTTCGTGTCGATGGTGGTCTGCCACAGCTCCGGAGTGCCCTCGTCCCACGTGTGCAGGAGCATGATCCCGGCATTGGCGCAGACGACGTCGAGCTTGCCGAACTCCGCCACGCCCTCGTCGACGACCGCCTTCACGCTCTCCAGGCTGCGGACATCGCCCTGGCGGGCGATGATGCGCTGGCCCGTCTTCTCGACCAGGCGGACCGTCTCGTCCAGGTCCTCCTGGGTGGCCCCGCGGTACCGCGCGAACTCGATGGGCCCGAGGAGGTCGAGCGCGATGATGTCCGCCCCCTCCTCCGCCAGGCGCACGGCATGCTCACGACCCTGCCCCCGCGCTGCTCCGGTGATGAAGGCGACCTTGCCTGCAACTCGACCCGTCATGTCTGCTCCCGTCAAGAGTGGATCGTCATGGGGGTGGTGCCGCTGGCGGCAGGCGTGGTCAGCACGCGACCGGCAGCCACTGCCTCCCTGAGGATCATGTGATCCGTCGCACACTAGGTACGGGGAGCGAACCGATCAGCAGGGCCGTCCCGGCGACCGGAACACTTTCGAAGCCTGGGGCGGCTCGAAACCGGACACGATCATGACCTCGCACTCGGCAGACGCCTGACGGAACGCGCGTGCGGCCTGGTAGCCGGGCGAGTCGTACCAGGTCCTGGCGGCGTCGACCGAGTCGAACTCGATGACGACCAGCTGGGCCGACGTCCACGCATCCCCTTCGACGACACTCGCCGCGGTCTCCGCGACGATGACGCGCCCGCCGTGCTCGGCAAGCACCGGCATGGCCGCCTTCGCATACTGCTCCATGCCCTGGGGGTCGTGCACCGCCTGGTAGTGGGCGATCACGTATCCGCGTGCCATCGGCCTACCTCTCCGTGGTCCACCTCCTCTCGGTGGCGCCCAGCGGTGCCGCTGGGCTGGCGAGGGTAGGCCGGAGGGCCTCGCCGCGCGCCTCTCCGTCCCGGCCAGCGGACCGCTTGCTCGCCCACTAGCGCCCAGTTCCAGCCGCACCCACAACCTTCCCAGAATGAGGTAGATAATTATTGACATTATGGCGTTCGCAGTCGTAGCGTCCGCGTGGCACACATCACAGGCTGTACGACGCCCCCTTCCGAGGTCGCCGCTGACGCGGCCACGGACCAGCCGCCGGGCAGGCCAGACCTTCTCGGAGGAAGCGGAGCTCACATGACACTCAATGTTCTTCAGCGCGTCGGTCGGAGCCTGCTCGTCGTCGTGCTCGTCACGGTCGCCGTGGTGTGGCTGCTCAGCCTCGCGCCCGGTTCCGCCGCCGACGTCATCCTCGGCGAGAACGCGACGCCGGAGGCGGTCGCCGACCTGAACGCGGAGCTCGGGCTCGACGAGCCGCTGTGGCAGCAGTACACCACCTGGATCGGCAATGCGGTCACCGGCGACCTGGGCACCTCGCCGATCAACGACCGCCCGGTGATGACCGCGATCAGCGAGCGGCTCCCCGTGACACTGGAGCTCGCCTTCGTCGGGCTCTTCCTCGCCCTGGTGAGCGCGATCATCCTCGCGGTGCTCTCGGCCTGGAAGCCGGGAAGCGCGCTGGACCGCGCCATCGGCGCCTTCACCTCGGTGCTGCTGTCGGTCCCGGCCTTCATCGCCGGCCCGCTGCTGATCTACTTCTTCGCCCTCAAGCTCGGCTGGCTCCCGGTCGCCGGCTGGGGCTGGATCGGGGACGGCCTCGCGGACAACCTGCGCGGCATCATCCTTCCGGCGCTCGCCATCAGCCTGATCGAGACGGCCGCGTTCTACCGGGTGCTGCGATCCGACCTCCTGGCGACGTTGCGCGAGGACTACTTCGCAGCGGCCCGCGCCAAGGGCATGAGCTGGCTCTACGTACTCTTCCGGCACGCACTGCGACCATCGTCGTTCTCCCTGATCACCCTGGCCGGCATCAACCTCGGCCGGTTGATCGGCGGCACCGTCATCGTCGAGGCGCTCTTCGGCTTCCCCGGTCTCGGCCAGCTGATCGCGATGTCGATCACGACCCGAGACATCGTCACGGTCCAGGGTGCCGTGGCCTTCATCGCCGTCGCGTACGTCGTCGTCAACATGCTCGTCGACGTGAGCTACGGCTTCCTCGACCCGCGCGTCCGGAAGGCAGCACGAGCATGACCACCATCCCCGCCCAGGCCACCCTCGACATCCTCATCGCCAAGCCGACGGTGTCGCCGCCGCGCAAGCCGCACTCGATCCTCGTCTACCTCTCCTACTTCTGGCTCGGGCTGATCGTGCTGCTGGCGATCTTCGCGGACCTCCTCCCGCTGGCCGACTACTCCAGCCCGGTGGGTGCCAGCCGCCAGTCGCCGCAGTTCGGCGATCTGGACCTCGTGCTCGGCACCGACAACCAGGGCCGCTCTCTGTTCGCCCGCGCGATCTACGGGGCGCAGGTCTCGCTCGTCATCGGCGTGGTGGCGTGCCTGGTCGGCCTCGTGGTCGGTGCGACGCTGGGCATGCTCGGCGGCTACTTCGGCAAGAAGGTCGACGCCGTCATCACCCTCATCGGCGACGTGATGCTCGCCTTCCCCCCGATCATCCTGCTCCTGGCGATCTCGGCGATCCTCACCCCGAGCGCCCGCACCATCCTGATCGGTCTCTCGGTGCTGGCGATCCCGACGTTCCTGCGCCTGGCCAGGGCCAACACGCTGGCCTGGTCGCGACGCGAGTTCGTCCGGGCCGCGCAGAACATGGGCGCCGGCCACAGTCGGATCCTCCTCAAGGAGGTCCTCCCCAACGTGCTCCCGACGCTCGCCGCCTACCTGCCGGTCGTCGTCGCAGCCGCGATCGTGGCCGAGGGCTCGCTCAGCTTCCTCGGCCTCGGGATCCCACCGCCGCGGCCGAGCTGGGGCGGGATGGTCAACTCCGGCAAGGACTTCCTCGCCGACAACCCCCACCTCGTCGCCGTGCCCTCGCTGTTCATCTTCTTCACGGTGTTCGCCCTCAACCAGGCCGGCGACCACCTGCGTACCAGGTTCGACAAGACGATGCAGGACTGATCCCCAGTCACCACGATCCACCCCACCAGACGAACCCGTCGAGGCCCCCGAGTCCAGCAAGGAGAACGTCAATGCTGACGAAGCTCAACAAGCGCCTTCGGACTCTCGCTGCGGTGTCAGCTGCGACGCTGGCCCTCGCCGCCTGCAGCGGCACCGAGAGCAGCGGCGAAGGCGAGGGCGCCCAGGGCGGCCCGGTCTCCGGTGGCAGTCTCACCCTCATCTCCAACGGTGAGCCGCGGGGTCTCGACCCCGCCGTCATGCAGAGCCAATGGGCGTACAACGCCGGAGTCGGAGCAGCCCTCTACGGCGGGCTGCTGTACGCCGACTCGGCCACCGGTGAGATCACCCCGCACATGGCCGAGAGCTGGGAGACCGCGGACAACGGCAAGACCTTCACCCTGAAGCTTCGCGAGGGCCTCACGTTCTCCGACGGCACGCCGCTCGACGCCTCCGCGGTGAAGTTCAACTGGGACCGGATGAAGGACCCGGCGATCGCACCGGCTCACTCCTCGGTCGCGGCGATGGTCGAGACCAACGAGGTCGTGGACGACACCACCCTCAAGGTCACCATGGTCGAGCCGACGCCGCAGTTCGCCCAGGGCATCGTGCAGGTCACGATGAACTGGATCGCCTCGCCCAAGGCGCTCGCGGCGGGTCCCGACGCCTTCAACGCCAACCCCGTCGGCGCGGGACCGTTCACGCTCGTCAAGTGGACCCCCAACGACGTCATCGAGCTGGAGAAGAACCAGAACTACTTCGAAGGCCCGGACAAGCCGTACCTCGACAAGCTCGTCATCCGCACCCTGATCGACACCAACCAGCGCTACAACACCTTGATCAGCGACGGCGCCGACGTGATCACGGAGAACAGCCCGGTGACCCGGTCCAAGCTCGAGGCCGAGGGCTACCACGTCGTCTCGGACCTGGTGAGCGGCGGAAGCTACATGAGTCTGAACGCGCTCAAGCCCCCGTTCGACGATGTCCGCGCCCGTCAGGCGGTAGCAGCGGCGATCGACCTCGACGTCCTCAACGACGTGCTCTACCAGGGCAAGGGCACCATGTCGCACACCCTGTTCACCGAGGACTCCCCGTTCTACTCCGACAAGACGCTCGACGCCTACGACCCCGAGAAGGCCGAGGAGCTCTTCGACGAGCTCGCGGCCGAAGGCAAGCCGGTCACGTTCGAGTTCCTCAACTACGGCTCCACCGAGATCGCCCAGCTCGGCGAGAGCCTGATCACCCAGCTGTCGAAGTACGACAACGTCAAGATGACGATGCGCACCATCGAGATCTCCGCGATCGGCATGTCGCTCGCCACCGGGGACTACGACATGGCCGTCAACGGTGCCCTCTTCACCGGCGACCCGGAGCCGCGCCTGTCGATCAACTTCATCAGCACCTCCACCCTGGGCCGGGTCGTCAACGACCCCGAGATCG includes the following:
- a CDS encoding DUF1330 domain-containing protein translates to MIAHYQAVHDPQGMEQYAKAAMPVLAEHGGRVIVAETAASVVEGDAWTSAQLVVIEFDSVDAARTWYDSPGYQAARAFRQASAECEVMIVSGFEPPQASKVFRSPGRPC
- a CDS encoding ABC transporter substrate-binding protein, whose product is MSAATLALAACSGTESSGEGEGAQGGPVSGGSLTLISNGEPRGLDPAVMQSQWAYNAGVGAALYGGLLYADSATGEITPHMAESWETADNGKTFTLKLREGLTFSDGTPLDASAVKFNWDRMKDPAIAPAHSSVAAMVETNEVVDDTTLKVTMVEPTPQFAQGIVQVTMNWIASPKALAAGPDAFNANPVGAGPFTLVKWTPNDVIELEKNQNYFEGPDKPYLDKLVIRTLIDTNQRYNTLISDGADVITENSPVTRSKLEAEGYHVVSDLVSGGSYMSLNALKPPFDDVRARQAVAAAIDLDVLNDVLYQGKGTMSHTLFTEDSPFYSDKTLDAYDPEKAEELFDELAAEGKPVTFEFLNYGSTEIAQLGESLITQLSKYDNVKMTMRTIEISAIGMSLATGDYDMAVNGALFTGDPEPRLSINFISTSTLGRVVNDPEIDKVLQEGRLGKTLEERKAAYDRFQDLLIEKRPAIFYTVPEPALIFGDKVGGVDQQSMGTPKVEDFWIAE
- a CDS encoding mycofactocin-coupled SDR family oxidoreductase, which produces MTGRVAGKVAFITGAARGQGREHAVRLAEEGADIIALDLLGPIEFARYRGATQEDLDETVRLVEKTGQRIIARQGDVRSLESVKAVVDEGVAEFGKLDVVCANAGIMLLHTWDEGTPELWQTTIDTNLTGVWNTVMATAQHLIDAGGGSMILTSSSAGLRAQGFLNPYVAAKHGVVGIMRAFALELSQHNVRVNTIHPTGVMTEMVNGLAEAFPGFLAKNPRLAASAMNMLDVQIIEPIDLAHAVVYLASDEARYVTATTMTVDAGITQH
- a CDS encoding ABC transporter permease, which codes for MTTIPAQATLDILIAKPTVSPPRKPHSILVYLSYFWLGLIVLLAIFADLLPLADYSSPVGASRQSPQFGDLDLVLGTDNQGRSLFARAIYGAQVSLVIGVVACLVGLVVGATLGMLGGYFGKKVDAVITLIGDVMLAFPPIILLLAISAILTPSARTILIGLSVLAIPTFLRLARANTLAWSRREFVRAAQNMGAGHSRILLKEVLPNVLPTLAAYLPVVVAAAIVAEGSLSFLGLGIPPPRPSWGGMVNSGKDFLADNPHLVAVPSLFIFFTVFALNQAGDHLRTRFDKTMQD
- a CDS encoding ABC transporter permease — protein: MTLNVLQRVGRSLLVVVLVTVAVVWLLSLAPGSAADVILGENATPEAVADLNAELGLDEPLWQQYTTWIGNAVTGDLGTSPINDRPVMTAISERLPVTLELAFVGLFLALVSAIILAVLSAWKPGSALDRAIGAFTSVLLSVPAFIAGPLLIYFFALKLGWLPVAGWGWIGDGLADNLRGIILPALAISLIETAAFYRVLRSDLLATLREDYFAAARAKGMSWLYVLFRHALRPSSFSLITLAGINLGRLIGGTVIVEALFGFPGLGQLIAMSITTRDIVTVQGAVAFIAVAYVVVNMLVDVSYGFLDPRVRKAARA
- a CDS encoding aldehyde dehydrogenase family protein, which produces MEHATRMLVGGELVQAEGGATYAVENPATGEVIAQVADASAADVQAAITAAREAFDTSDWATDRALRKRAILQLKDAMEAERELFHEELILEAGSPRLLLGSQFDEPVADELGWPAEYIDRYQWERQEADATHPFTGASTHRYVVKAPRGVVAAITAWNFPVQIVLTKIGAALAAGNAVIIKPAIDTPLTALRIARLVVEKTDIPAGILQVVTTSDNAVADLLNTSADVDMVTFTGSGAVGEHILKAAAPTFKKVVLELGGKSAVIALEDADVAAVVGTAMSGSIIHAGQACVLGTRLLVQRPLYDAVVAGLTQAFAAVSPGDPHEPSTLTGPIVNAKQKERILGLIQQGVAEGDRLAAGGEAVDQPGNWVQPTLFVDVDPDGTVAQTEFFGPVLAVIPFDTDDEAIRIANNSRYGLSGYVMSANAERAHAIARRVRSGTIGVNGAGFTGADVPFAGWKASGSGVQGGPEGFEEYVQSKTIGTPFDL